A single region of the Amia ocellicauda isolate fAmiCal2 chromosome 8, fAmiCal2.hap1, whole genome shotgun sequence genome encodes:
- the ythdc2 gene encoding 3'-5' RNA helicase YTHDC2 yields MSHHSSVSPRPAMAQSNHSSSRSKGLKDIRIDEEVKIAVNIALERFRYTDQKEMEFPSSLTSTERAFVHRMAQSLGLISKSKGKGSNRFLTIKKKDGSEGAQSIMNFSLTHNAKHVVRNLLQRFPVTNKERTDLLPRTERGMSLAIEADSGRDKNRLSGRLSSGFPQVPPRRRVSELDSFRCSLPVSERQEEIVNIIKENRVVLIVGETGSGKTTQIPQFLLDDCNKNAIPCRIFCTQPRRLATIAVAERVAAERGEKVGQTVGYQIRLESRVSPKTLLTFCTSGVLLRTLMGGDTALSTVTHVIVDEVHERDGLSDFLLTKIKDMLQELPSLRLILSSAALDVNLFIKYFGSCPVVHIKGRPFEVKELFLEDILRTTGYANKDMLKYKREKQKEEKQQTSLTEWCKVRDTNATPEARRDKPPSCALQHNDLLDDGGDSVFSQLSEKDVASLEPWLLKEMDACISNIFLNQDADEFVQLFNLILSENVSVDYRHRETSATPLMVAAGRGFLSQVEQLLSMGANVNIKASNGWTALDWAKHFSQTEVVDLLESYTSSLEAGDLDESSLVQAQSGDMSAEDQELLKVYHHSFDDERVDLDLIMHLLYNICQTSDEGAVLIFLPGYDEIVGLRDRILYDDKRFADYSQRFQIFTLHSNMQTSDQKKVLKNTPAGVRKIILSTNIAETSITVNDVVFVIDSGKVKEKSFDALNHVTMLKMVWISRASAIQRKGRAGRCRPGICFHLFSRLRFQNMLEYQVPELLRMPLQELCLHTKLLVPITCPIADFLAKAPEPPPALIVKNAVQMLKTIDAMDHWEDLTELGYHLADLPVEPHLGKMVLCAVVLKCLDPILTIACTLAYRDPFVLPVQAAQKRAAMLCRKRFSAGTFSDHMALLRAFQAWQKARSDGWERTFCEKNFLSQATMEIIIGMRTQLLGQLRATGFVRARGGGDIRDVNLNSENWAVVKAALVAGMYPNLIHVDRGSVMLTGSKEKKVRFHPASVLRQPQHNKIPPANGEAAAVQSLPTDWLIYDEMTRAHRIASVKCCSVVTPLTVAIFGGCAKLPSTALQEPSMQRADGINDSSDSEMEDRSSTNMGHLKIDEWLNFRLDSETASLVFQLRQKWHSLFLRRIRAPSKPWSQVDEAAMRALMSVLTAEEHVAGLQQPTGIGQRPRAVSSEELAQASSWRSTNSWKSSADTEVPEETSSGDRAQRTSPSPAFYQPKGYKEKGVLHAKRSPDDRSDQSSVKSADSNSYPSPCASPSTPSSGKCSKSPSPRPSVPVRYFIMKSSNLRNIEISQQKGIWSTTQSNELKLNRAFGESSIVFLIFSVQGSGHFQGYARMASEIGHERSQEWGSTGLGGIFKVEWIRKESLPFQSAHQLLNPWNDNKKVQISRDGQELEPQAGGQLLQLWEHMAGVRKPQHGASVEF; encoded by the exons ATGTCACATCATAGCAGCGTTTCCCCCAGGCCAGCCATGGCCCAGTCGAACCACTCTTCCTCGAGAAGCAAAGGATTAAAGGATATCAGGATTGATGAGGAGGTGAAAATTGCAGTGAACATTGCACTGGAGAGATTTCGATACACTGATCAAAAAG AAATGGAGTTCCCATCCTCCTTAACGAGCACAGAACGAGCATTTGTCCATCGCATGGCGCAGTCTTTGGGCCTAATTTCTAAAAGTAAAGG AAAAGGGTCAAACCGATTTCTTACTATAAAGAAGAAGGATGGTTCAGAGGGAGCACAGTCCATAATGAACTTCAGCTTGACCCACAATGCTAAACATGTCGTACGAAATCTGCTGCAGAGATTTCCTGTCACAAACAAAGAGCGCACTGACCTTCTGCCCAGAACTGAGCGTGGCATGTCCCTTGCTATTGAGGCTG ACAGTGGAAGAGACAAAAACCGCCTGAGTGGGCGTCTCAGCAGTGGCTTTCCTCAGGTGCCTCCCAGGAGGCGAGTCTCGGAGTTGGATTCCTTCAGGTGCTCACTGCCCGTCTCTGAGAGACAGGAAGaaattgttaatattattaaagaGAATAGGGTGGTATTGATAGTTGGTGAAACAGGATCGGGAAAAACTACACAG ATCCCCCAGTTTCTATTGGATGATTGTAACAAGAATGCAATCCCATGCCGTATTTTCTGCACTCAGCCACGGAGGCTGGCTACCATTGCTGTGGCTGAACGAGTCGCAGCAGAGAGGGGTGAAAAGGTCGGCCAAACCGTTGGCTACCAAATCCGACTGGAAAGCAG GGTTTCTCCAAAGACACTGCTGACCTTCTGCACGAGTGGCGTACTTCTTCGTACTCTGATGGGCGGAGATACAGCCCTGTCGACCGTCACACATGTCATAGTG GATGAAGTACACGAGAGGGATGGGCTCAGTGATTTCCTGCTGACTAAGATTAAAGACATGCTGCAGGAGCTGCCGTCTCTCAGGCTGATTCTGTCCAGTGCCGCCCTCGACGTCAATCTTTTTATCAAATATTTTGGCTCATGCCCAGTTGTTCACA taAAAGGAAGACCATTTGAAGTTAAAGAACTGTTTCTGGAAGATATCCTCCGAACAACTGGCTATGCAAATAAGGATATGCTGAAATACAAGAGGGAAAAGCAAAAAG AGGAGAAGCAGCAGACGTCGCTGACAGAATGGTGCAAAGTCCGGGATACTAACGCCACGCCGGAGGCTCGGAGGGACAAGCCGCCCTCCTGTGCTCTACAACACAATGACCTGCTTGATGATGGTGGAGACAGTGTATTCAGCCAGCTG AGTGAGAAAGATGTCGCCTCCTTGGAGCCCTGGCTGCTGAAAGAGATGGATGCCTGCATTTCTAACATCTTCCTGAATCAAGATGCCGATGAATTTGTCCAGCTGTTTAATCTCATTTTAAGTGAAAATGTCAGCG TTGAttacagacacagggagaccaGTGCCACTCCGCTGATGGTCGCTGCTGGCAGAGGATTTCTTAGTCAAGTAGAGCAGCTGCTTAGTATGGGGGCCAATGTGAATATCAAAGCATCCAATGGCTG GACAGCACTGGACTGGGCTAAGCACTTTAGCCAAACTGAGGTTGTTGATCTCCTTGAATCCTATAC CTCTTCGTTAGAGGCTGGAGACCTGGACGAGAGCTCTCTTGTGCAGGCGCAGAGTGGAGACATGAGTGCTGAGGATCAGGAACTGCTGAAGGTTTACCATCACAGCTTTGATGATGAGAGAGTGGATCTGGATCTCATTATGCATCTCCTGTACAATATTTGCCAGACCTCTGATGAAG gtGCAGTTCTAATTTTCCTACCAGGGTATGATGAAATTGTTGGACTTCGAGATAGAATCCTGTATGATGATAAAAGATTTGCAGACTACTCCCAAAG GTTTCAGATTTTCACACTTCATTCCAACATGCAGACGTCTGATCAAAAGAAAGTACTTAAAAACACACCTGCTGGTGTCCGTAAAATA ATTCTCTCAACCAATATTGCAGAAACCAGCATTACTGTCAATGATGTGGTGTTTGTCATCGATTCTGGCAAAGTCAAAGAG aaGTCCTTTGATGCTCTCAACCATGTGACAATGTTAAAAATGGTATGGATATCAAGGGCGAGTGCAATCCAGAGGAAAGGAAG AGCGGGGCGCTGTAGGCCGGGCATCTGCTTTCATCTGTTCAGCAGATTGAGGTTTCAAAACATGTTGGAGTATCAGGTCCCAGAGCTGCTCAGGATGCCACTGCAG GAACTGTGTCTGCACACCAAACTGCTGGTTCCCATTACCTGTCCTATTGCTGACTTTCTTGCAAAAGCACCAGAACCTCCTCCAGCGTTGATTGTGAAAAATGCTGTGCAGATGCTCAAG ACGATAGATGCCATGGACCACTGGGAAGACTTGACGGAACTGGGGTATCACTTGGCCGATCTCCCCGTGGAACCACACCTTGGGAAGATGGTGCTTTGTGCTGTGGTGCTGAAGTGTCTCGATCCTATCCTCACCATCGCCTGCACTCTGGCCTACAGAGATCCCTTTGTCCTGCCTGTGCAAGCAGCCCAGAAGAGGGCAGCGATGCTGTGCAGAAAACGCTTCTCTGCTGGGACCTTCAGTGACCACATGGCTCTCCTCAGAGCTTTTCAG GCTTGGCAGAAGGCCCGCAGTGACGGCTGGGAGAGAACTTTCTGTGAGAAAAACTTTCTGTCTCAAGCCACGATGGAAATCATCATCGGGATGAGGACGCAGCTGCTGGGTCAGCTCAGAGCCACAG GTTTTGTGCGGGCAAGAGGGGGTGGGGACATTCGAGACGTGAACCTGAACTCGGAGAACTGGGCTGTTGTGAAGGCCGCCCTGGTTGCGGGCATGTACCCCAACCTCATCCACGTGGACAGGGGGAGCGTCATGCTCACGGGTTCCAAAGAGAAGAAAGTGAGATTTCACCCGGCGTCGGTCTTGAGGCAGCCACAGCATAATAAG attCCACCAGCAAATGGTGAGGCTGCAGCCGTTCAGTCTCTGCCTACAGACTGGCTTATCTACGATGAGATGACCCGAGCTCACAGAATCGCCAGCGTCAAGTGCTGCTCTGTCGTGACTCCGCTTACAGTGGCGATATTTGGTGGGTGTGCAAAGCTGCCCAGCACGGCGTTGCAGGAACCATCAATGCAGAGAG CTGATGGCATTAACGATAGCAGTGACAGTGAAATGGAAGATCGGTCTTCCACAAACATGGGACATTTAAAAATCGATGAATGGCTGAATTTCAGACTAGATAGTGAG ACTGCCAGTCTAGTTTTCCAGCTGCGGCAGAAATGGCACAGTCTGTTCCTGCGCCGAATACGGGCCCCTTCAAAGCCCTGGTCTCAGGTGGACGAGGCGGCGATGAGGGCCCTGATGTCGGTGCTGACAGCTGAGGAGCACGTGGCCGGGCTGCAGCAGCCCACCGGGATCGGACAGAGACCCCGGGCCGTGTCATCTGAAGAGCTCGCGCAGGCGTCTTCCTGGAGATCCACAAACAGTTGGAAGAGCTCAGCTGACACAGAGGTTCCAGAGGAGACTTCAAGTGGTGATAG GGCTCAGAGGACATCTCCATCTCCTGCATTTTACCAGCCGAAGGGTTACAAGGAGAAGGGGGTCCTGCATGCCAAGAGAAGTCCTGATGACAGGTCTGATCAGTCATCCGTGAAATCAGCAGACAGCAACAGCTACCCCAGTCCCTGTGCCAGCCCTTCAACTCCATCCTCAGGGAAG TGCTCCAAGTCACCCTCACCCAGGCCGAGCGTGCCAGTGCGCTACTTCATCATGAAAAGCAGTAATCTCCGCAACATCGAGATCTCGCAGCAAAAGGGCATCTGGTCCACCACACAGAGTAACGAGCTGAAACTGAACCGGGCATTTGGGGAGAGCAGCATCGTGTTCCTCATCTTCTCTGTGCAGGGATCGGGACACTTTCAG GGTTATGCGAGAATGGCTTCGGAAATAGGGCATGAAAGAAGCCAGGAATGGGGCTCCACAGGCCTGGGAGGGATTTTCAAGGTGGAATGGATCAGGAAAGAAAGCCTTCCATTTCAGAGTGCACATCAGTTACTCAACCCGTGGAACGACAATAAGAAAGTGCAGATTAGCAGAGATGGACAG GAGCTGGAGCCCCAGGCCGGTGGGCAGCTGCTGCAGCTCTGGGAGCACATGGCTGGTGTGCGGAAACCACAACATGGGGCATCTGTCGAG TTTTAA